Proteins encoded in a region of the Candidatus Caldatribacterium sp. genome:
- a CDS encoding translation initiation factor IF-3, whose product MNHQIGAREVRLISPEGTQIGIVPLKKALQMAEEAGLDLVEVGPNANPPVCKIMDYGKFRYEKEKKAKLSRKKQKVSELKELNMRPKIDEHDYQVKLRSALRFLQEGNRVKVTVRFRGRELAFQERGQELLRRMIEDLKDVGRVEQDIKREGSSLTVTLAPKK is encoded by the coding sequence GTGAACCATCAAATCGGGGCGCGTGAGGTTCGGCTGATTTCCCCTGAGGGAACACAAATTGGGATTGTTCCCCTAAAGAAGGCGCTGCAGATGGCAGAGGAAGCTGGTCTTGACCTGGTTGAGGTTGGTCCCAATGCCAACCCTCCAGTGTGCAAGATCATGGATTACGGAAAGTTCCGGTACGAGAAGGAGAAAAAGGCAAAACTTTCCCGTAAAAAGCAGAAGGTTTCAGAGCTCAAGGAACTCAATATGCGCCCCAAAATCGATGAGCATGATTACCAGGTGAAGCTCCGGAGTGCTCTCCGTTTTCTGCAAGAGGGAAACCGAGTGAAGGTTACTGTTCGCTTCCGGGGAAGAGAGTTGGCATTCCAGGAGCGGGGACAGGAACTTCTCCGGAGAATGATTGAGGACCTCAAGGATGTAGGACGGGTGGAACAGGATATCAAAAGAGAAGGTTCTTCACTCACCGTTACTTTAGCACCGAAGAAGTGA